Proteins from a single region of Oryza brachyantha chromosome 6, ObraRS2, whole genome shotgun sequence:
- the LOC102711711 gene encoding protein BZR1 homolog 3 gives MTNGAGAGAGGGLGGTRVPTWRERENNRRRERRRRAIAAKIYAGLRAYGNYNLPKHCDNNEVLKALCNEAGWTVEPDGTTYRKGCKPPPSERPDPIGRSASPSPCSSYQPSPRGSYNPSPASSSFPSSGSSSHITLAGNNLIGGVEGSSLIPWLKTLPLSSSYASSSKFPQLHHLYFNGGSISAPVTPPSSSPTRTPRMRTDWENASVQPPWASANYTSLPNSTPPSPGHQIAPDPAWLAGFQISSAGPSSPTYNLVSPNPFGVFKEAIASTSRVCTPGQSGTCSPVMGGVPAHHDVQMVDGAPDDFAFGSSSNGKNESPGLVKAWEGERIHEECASDELELTLGSSKTRADPS, from the exons atgacgaacggggcgggggcgggggcaggGGGAGGGTTGGGGGGCACGAGGGTGCCGAcgtggagggagagggagaacaaccggcggagggagcggcggcggcgggcgatcGCGGCCAAGATCTACGCGGGGCTCAGGGCCTACGGCAACTACAACCTGCCCAAGCACTGCGACAACAACGAGGTGCTCAAGGCGCTCTGCAACGAGGCCGGGTGGACCGTCGAGCCCGACGGCACCACCTACCGCAAG GGATGTAAACCTCCTCCGTCAGAGCGTCCTGATCCAATTGGGAGATCGGCTTCACCAAGCCCTTGCTCTTCCTATCAACCAAGTCCGCGGGGTTCATACAACCCAAGTCCTGCATCATCTTCTTTTCCAAGCTCTGGATCCTCCTCTCATATCACCCTTGCTGGAAACAACTTGATCGGTGGTGTCGAGGGAAGCTCCCTCATCCCATGGCTGAAGACACTTCCATTGAGTTCCTCCTATGCCTCTTCCTCCAAGTTCCCACAGCTTCACCATCTATATTTCAACGGAGGCTCCATTAGTGCACCGGTGACACCTCCATCCAGCTCCCCTACCCGTACACCTCGCATGAGGACTGATTGGGAGAACGCAAGTGTTCAGCCACCATGGGCTAGTGCGAATTATACATCCCTTCCCAACTCTACACCACCTAGCCCAGGCCACCAGATTGCACCAGACCCTGCATGGCTCGCAGGATTTCAGATATCATCTGCTGGTCCCTCGTCGCCAACATACAACCTTGTTTCGCCGAATCCATTCGGGGTTTTCAAAGAGGCTATCGCGAGCACTTCAAGGGTGTGCACCCCTGGTCAGAGCGGAACATGTTCCCCTGTAATGGGTGGCGTGCCGGCTCATCACGATGTTCAGATGGTTGATGGTGCGCCGGATGATTTTGCCTTTGGGAGCAGCAGCAATGGCAAGAACGAATCGCCTGGACTCGTCAAGGCGTGGGAGGGGGAGCGGATACACGAAGAATGTGCCTCTGACGAGCTGGAGCTTACGCTTGGGAGCTCGAAGACTCGTGCGGATCCCTCCTGA
- the LOC102716977 gene encoding uncharacterized protein LOC102716977 produces the protein MAATDRGLYPPIDPYDLEPPRFVEDDTAGSCGGGEARVCDPPQVMWDEEPEASPSPEPVIEEAHTFEHRANVLHLARNNAVGSVGVGNVYGGHSEMTTRKELVENMYYDCPLRDQTDIWVPPSAPPMTKHDHEEWRKGFGSNGGFFPEEDDKWDIDEENKEMTMWDVLAEMVAAGRHKLLSVVSYDFGRQGMSLISHLLLEEACKDKADIISNASVGLEHALLEAEPTDWLPDSASPSCMLCGARFHPIICTRHHCRFCGGLFCGGCSKGRSMMPPKFGTSDPQRVCDVCGVRLECIQPYLMNNVSRACQLPTNDLTNLSTLRSWLNLPWARTMEYEIYKAVNSIHGYFKVGNLKPEKSIPDLILRQAKGLAIITVVNVGMMMTYKIGTGLVVARRADGSWSPPSAISTYGVGYGVQAGGELADYIIVLRNTDAIKTFSGNAHLSVGAGISASAGHLGRVAEADFRAGDGGYAACYTYSCSKGAFVGCALNGSVVSTRHLENALFYGGPVNASEILLGSMSRPAAAATLYRALSKLFEKVEN, from the exons atggcggccacCGATCGCGGCCTCTACCCTCCGATCGACCCGTACGACCTCGAGCCCCCGCGGTTCGTGGAGGACGACACGGCCggcagctgcggcggcggcgaggctagGGTTTGCGACCCGCCGCAGGTGATGTGGGACGAGGAGCCTGAGGCATCTCCTTCCCCCGAACCGGTGATCGAG GAAGCCCACACATTTGAGCATAGGGCAAATGTTCTTCATCTTGccagaaataatgcagtaggCAGTGTTGGTGTTGGCAATGTCTATGGGGGCCACAGTGAAATGACCACCAGGAAGGAATTGGTAGAGAACATGTACTATGATTGCCCCCTCCGTGATCAGACTGACATATGGGTGCCTCCATCTGCTCCACCGATGACAAAGCATGATCATGAAGAGTGGCGAAAGGGCTTTGGTTCTAATGGTGGGTTCTTCCCTGAAGAAGATGATAAGTGGGATATTGATGAAGAAAATAAGGAGATGACAATGTGGGATGTGCTTGCTGAGATGGTTGCTGCAGGGAGACACAAATTATTGTCTGTTGTGTCATATGATTTCGGGAGGCAAGGCATGTCTCTGATTTCACATTTGCTTCTTGAAGAGGCTTGTAAGGATAAGGCTGATATAATTTCAAATGCTAGTGTTGGCCTTGAACACGCACTCCTTGAGGCAGAACCAACAGACTGGCTGCCTGATAGTGCTTCTCCTTCTTGCATGCTTTGCGGAGCTCGTTTTCATCCAATAATTTGCACCCGCCATCATTGTCGTTTCTGTGGTGGGCTGTTTTGTGGTGGCTGCTCAAAGGGTAGAAGCATGATGCCTCCAAAATTCGGCACTTCAGATCCTCAAAGGGTCTGTGATGTTTGTGGCGTACGCCTTGAATGTATTCAGCCTTATTTGATGAATAATGTCAGCCGTGCTTGTCAACTTCCTACAAATGATTTGACAAACTTAAGCACCTTGAGGTCATGGTTAAACTTACCATGGGCACGCACAATGgaatatgagatatataagGCTGTAAATTCTATACATGGATATTTTAAG GTTGGAAATTTGAAACCAGAGAAGTCAATCCCTGATTTGATTCTTAGACAAGCAAAAGGACTTGCTATAATTACTGTGGTAAATGTTGGAATGATGATGACGTACAAAATTGGTACTGGATTGGTTGTTGCTCGAAGGGCTGATGGTTCCTGGTCACCTCCTTCTGCCATCTCTACTTATGGTGTTGGATATGGAGTTCAG GCTGGAGGGGAGTTAGCTGACTATATCATTGTTCTGAGGAATACTGATGCCATCAAAACTTTCAGTGGAAATGCACATCTGTCAGTTGGGGCTGGCATTAGTGCCTCTGCTGGTCATCTTGGGCGGGTAGCAGAGGCTGATTTCCGTGCAGGTGATGGTGGTTATGCAGCCTGTTACACATACAGTTGTAGCAAAG GGGCATTTGTGGGCTGTGCACTCAATGGTAGTGTTGTATCAACTCGACATTTGGAGAATGCTCTATTTTATGGTGGTCCAGTAAACGCATCAGAAATCCTGCTTGGTTCAATGAGTAggccagctgctgctgctaccctCTACAGAGCTCTGTCCAAATTATTTGAGAAGGTCGAAAATTAA